A part of Gemmatimonas groenlandica genomic DNA contains:
- a CDS encoding methyl-accepting chemotaxis protein, whose translation MATSVRPTSRRSVGTTTPRSAASKVDQHALQASLAALDRVQAIIEFDLDGTVITANDNFLHALGYSLDEIQGRHHRMFVEPAYAQSEDYRRFWEKLGRGEFEKAEYKRIGKGGREVWIDASYNPVFDLNGRPFKIVKFANDVTVAKLRNADFEGQIAAISKAQAVISFHVDGTIIDANHHFLNALGYSLDEIRGKHHRMFMDPAEAALPTYAQFWGDLATGEFKAGEFRRIGKSGNEVWINASYNPIYDLNGKPYKIVKYAREVSNAVQQRLLLKTVTESAAQLSVAADELTTASQSMSASAEETSAQANVVTAASEQVSNNVVTVATGTEEMSASIREIALNASEASKVASHAVRVADSTNGLVAKLGESSAEIGKVVKVITSIAQQTNLLALNATIEAARAGEAGKGFAVVANEVKELAKETAKATEDISQKIDAIQTDTAGAVSAIREIGEIINRIADIQTTIASAVEEQTATTTEMSRNVAEAAKGSSEIAGNIVGVAQAAVETSRGATKTMESAAQLTEMAAYLQSVLAQFN comes from the coding sequence ATGGCAACGTCTGTCCGTCCCACCAGCCGTCGGTCCGTTGGCACGACCACTCCACGCTCGGCCGCGTCCAAGGTCGATCAGCATGCACTGCAGGCATCCCTGGCCGCACTGGACCGAGTGCAGGCGATTATCGAGTTCGATCTTGATGGTACGGTTATCACGGCCAATGACAACTTTCTCCACGCGCTTGGCTATTCGCTTGACGAGATCCAGGGTCGTCATCACCGGATGTTCGTCGAGCCGGCCTATGCGCAGAGCGAAGACTACCGCCGATTTTGGGAGAAGCTGGGTCGTGGTGAATTCGAGAAGGCGGAATACAAGCGGATCGGCAAGGGTGGCCGTGAGGTTTGGATCGACGCCTCGTACAATCCCGTCTTCGACCTGAACGGAAGGCCGTTCAAGATCGTGAAGTTCGCAAACGATGTCACCGTGGCGAAGCTCAGAAATGCGGACTTCGAGGGGCAGATCGCCGCCATCAGCAAGGCCCAGGCGGTCATCTCGTTTCACGTCGACGGCACCATCATCGACGCCAACCATCACTTCCTGAACGCGCTCGGCTATTCCCTCGACGAGATTCGTGGCAAGCATCATCGGATGTTCATGGATCCCGCCGAAGCCGCCTTGCCGACATACGCACAATTCTGGGGCGACCTGGCCACCGGTGAATTCAAAGCTGGCGAATTCCGCCGGATCGGGAAAAGCGGGAACGAAGTCTGGATCAACGCCTCGTACAATCCCATTTATGACCTGAACGGCAAGCCGTACAAGATCGTGAAGTACGCCCGGGAGGTATCAAATGCCGTTCAGCAGCGCCTGCTGCTCAAGACCGTCACCGAAAGTGCGGCGCAGCTGTCCGTCGCCGCGGACGAACTGACCACGGCAAGTCAGTCGATGAGCGCGAGCGCCGAGGAAACGAGTGCGCAAGCCAACGTCGTGACGGCGGCTTCTGAACAGGTCAGCAACAACGTGGTCACCGTTGCGACGGGTACCGAGGAAATGAGTGCGTCGATCCGTGAAATTGCGCTCAATGCGTCGGAAGCGAGCAAAGTGGCGTCGCATGCTGTACGTGTGGCGGATTCCACCAACGGCCTTGTTGCCAAGCTCGGTGAATCCAGTGCTGAGATCGGGAAGGTGGTGAAGGTGATTACGTCAATCGCGCAGCAGACCAATCTCCTCGCATTGAATGCCACCATCGAAGCCGCTCGAGCTGGAGAAGCGGGGAAGGGCTTCGCCGTCGTCGCGAATGAGGTCAAGGAGCTCGCGAAGGAGACGGCGAAGGCAACGGAGGACATCTCCCAGAAGATCGACGCGATCCAGACGGATACAGCAGGAGCTGTCAGCGCGATCCGTGAAATCGGTGAGATCATCAATCGCATCGCGGACATTCAGACCACGATTGCGAGTGCCGTCGAGGAGCAGACCGCCACGACCACGGAAATGAGTCGCAACGTGGCCGAAGCGGCGAAGGGCTCGTCGGAAATTGCAGGAAACATCGTCGGTGTGGCCCAAGCGGCCGTCGAGACGTCCCGAGGGGCGACGAAGACTATGGAAAGTGCTGCGCAGCTGACCGAGATGGCCGCGTATCTGCAGTCGGTTCTCGCCCAATTCAACTGA
- a CDS encoding chemotaxis protein CheW, translating into MPETTQFCTFRVDDLFLGIDVQRVQEVIRSLEITSVPLAPSSVEGLINLRGQIVTAIDLRRRLGLTSRLSEHEPMHVVVRGDDGAVSLMVDSIEDVIEVDPRDFERVPESIEPSVRDLLAGVYKLDTGLLLALQTDRAVAVTTATI; encoded by the coding sequence ATGCCTGAGACAACACAGTTCTGCACGTTCCGAGTCGACGACCTCTTTCTCGGCATCGACGTGCAGCGCGTCCAAGAGGTCATTCGTTCACTGGAAATCACCAGTGTTCCGCTTGCTCCTTCGTCTGTCGAAGGGCTCATCAATTTGCGCGGCCAGATCGTGACCGCCATCGACCTTCGTCGGCGGCTTGGGCTGACATCGCGTCTGTCCGAGCACGAGCCGATGCACGTGGTGGTGCGGGGAGACGACGGGGCGGTGAGCCTCATGGTGGATTCGATCGAAGATGTCATCGAGGTCGACCCGCGCGACTTCGAGCGCGTACCCGAATCCATCGAGCCATCCGTCCGCGACCTCCTCGCGGGGGTCTACAAGCTCGACACTGGTCTCCTGCTCGCGCTGCAAACCGATCGGGCCGTCGCCGTCACGACGGCCACCATCTAA
- a CDS encoding chemotaxis protein CheA, whose product MDGVNDTAEIVKDFLIESLEGLDQVDQDLMDLEREGPDAERIGRIFRCVHTLKGTCGFLGFSVLESVTHVGENLLVELRDGTTAVTPEVVDALLALVDAIRLMLNLIEQTGTDGEPTFQALIARLTALTREHADAHGAAAAAAASMPTSETAEGTHPPIGELMVARGDVTASDVSAALHEQEQSDALLGEILVQRGYTSPAAVREALDVQENNVDIKSSAIADSSIRVDVALLDKLMNLVGELVLARNQLLQSDGRFDAAAHTGTTQRLNLITTELQEGVMKTRMQPIGNVWNKFPRVVRDLAQACGKQVVLEMAGAETELDKTIIEAIKDPLTHIVRNAVDHGVETPIERVRHGKSPEGRLIIRAFHEGGKVNIEIRDDGRGIDPEAIKAKAISMGAVRADAAAQMSDREALHLIFHAGLSTAKTVTNVSGRGVGMDVVRTNIERIGGSLEVSSVVGNGTTLRIKIPLTLAIIPGLIVTTGGSRFVIPQVNLLELVRLEGADAVARIERVYDAPVLRLRGRLLPLITLTEALGVDRHCGKSTDDVTNIVVVQAEGTAFGVIVDAINDTEEIVVKPLSVQLKGIAAFAGATIMGDGRVALILDVHGLAQSRGLLARGDRQAESRVDQRAQEAHSQQLLLVAVDDTHIVAFPLDAIARLEEIRSSQIEWTGSQEVVQYRKRILPVVRLDEMLEGIIPSLGRAESMPLIVYEDSTRSIGFAVQRILDVVAVEMDTVGASGTGMVARTAVIQGRVTDVLDVQSLLATLDGRLPASLDTVHHDEAAHA is encoded by the coding sequence ATGGACGGAGTCAACGACACCGCCGAAATCGTCAAGGACTTCTTGATCGAAAGTCTCGAGGGACTCGATCAGGTGGACCAAGACCTGATGGACCTGGAACGAGAAGGCCCTGACGCGGAGCGCATCGGACGGATCTTTCGATGTGTGCACACGCTGAAAGGCACCTGCGGCTTTCTCGGGTTTTCCGTGTTGGAGTCGGTGACGCATGTTGGCGAGAACCTGCTGGTAGAGCTGCGAGACGGCACGACCGCAGTGACGCCGGAGGTGGTGGATGCGCTCCTCGCCTTGGTCGACGCCATCCGCTTGATGTTGAACCTCATCGAGCAAACTGGCACCGACGGCGAGCCCACGTTTCAGGCGCTCATCGCTCGGCTCACCGCGCTCACTCGCGAGCACGCTGACGCCCACGGCGCTGCCGCTGCCGCTGCAGCGTCCATGCCGACCTCAGAAACGGCCGAGGGGACACATCCTCCAATCGGCGAGCTGATGGTCGCGCGCGGCGACGTCACCGCCAGCGACGTATCCGCCGCCCTCCATGAGCAGGAGCAATCCGACGCCCTGCTCGGAGAGATTCTCGTGCAGCGTGGCTACACGTCACCCGCCGCTGTTCGTGAGGCACTGGACGTCCAGGAAAACAACGTCGACATCAAGTCAAGCGCGATCGCGGACTCCTCCATACGGGTTGATGTCGCGCTACTCGACAAGTTGATGAACTTGGTCGGTGAGTTGGTGCTCGCGCGTAACCAACTGCTGCAATCGGATGGTCGTTTTGACGCCGCCGCGCACACGGGAACGACCCAACGACTGAACCTGATCACGACCGAACTGCAGGAAGGGGTCATGAAGACCCGGATGCAGCCCATCGGCAACGTGTGGAACAAGTTTCCGCGCGTCGTGCGCGATCTTGCACAGGCATGCGGAAAGCAAGTGGTGCTCGAGATGGCCGGCGCCGAGACAGAACTCGACAAGACGATCATCGAGGCAATCAAAGACCCACTGACGCACATCGTGCGGAATGCCGTCGACCACGGCGTCGAAACGCCGATCGAGCGTGTCCGCCATGGGAAAAGCCCTGAGGGCCGACTCATCATCCGAGCGTTCCATGAGGGCGGCAAAGTCAACATCGAAATCCGCGATGACGGGCGAGGCATCGACCCCGAGGCCATCAAAGCCAAGGCGATCTCGATGGGCGCGGTGCGCGCTGATGCAGCGGCGCAGATGTCGGATCGCGAGGCACTCCACCTCATCTTCCACGCTGGTCTCTCCACCGCAAAAACCGTCACCAACGTGTCGGGGCGCGGCGTGGGCATGGATGTCGTGCGCACCAATATCGAGCGCATCGGCGGTTCGCTCGAGGTCTCGAGTGTCGTGGGGAATGGTACCACACTCCGCATCAAGATCCCTCTCACGCTGGCGATTATTCCCGGGCTGATCGTGACCACGGGAGGAAGTCGGTTCGTCATCCCGCAAGTCAATCTGCTCGAGCTGGTGCGGCTCGAGGGCGCTGACGCCGTCGCGCGCATCGAGCGCGTCTACGATGCGCCGGTTCTCCGGCTACGCGGTCGACTTCTCCCGTTGATCACGCTGACCGAAGCGCTCGGCGTTGATCGTCACTGCGGCAAGTCCACGGACGATGTCACCAACATCGTTGTGGTGCAGGCCGAAGGAACGGCATTCGGTGTCATCGTCGATGCCATCAACGACACGGAAGAAATTGTCGTGAAGCCGCTGAGTGTTCAGCTCAAGGGCATCGCCGCATTCGCCGGTGCCACAATCATGGGCGATGGACGCGTCGCGCTGATCTTGGATGTCCACGGGCTGGCGCAATCACGCGGCTTGTTGGCCAGGGGCGATCGCCAAGCCGAGAGCCGCGTTGATCAGCGGGCGCAGGAAGCGCACTCACAGCAGCTCCTGCTGGTAGCCGTCGACGACACCCATATCGTAGCCTTTCCGCTCGATGCGATCGCGCGACTCGAGGAGATTCGGTCCAGTCAGATCGAGTGGACCGGATCGCAGGAGGTCGTCCAGTATCGTAAGCGCATCCTGCCCGTCGTCCGGCTCGACGAGATGCTCGAGGGCATCATCCCATCGCTCGGTCGAGCGGAGTCCATGCCGCTCATCGTCTATGAGGATTCCACGCGGTCGATCGGCTTCGCCGTGCAGCGCATCCTTGACGTGGTTGCCGTAGAAATGGACACCGTCGGTGCGTCAGGTACCGGCATGGTTGCCAGAACGGCCGTGATTCAGGGGCGAGTCACTGACGTGCTCGATGTGCAATCGTTGCTCGCCACGCTTGACGGTCGACTGCCGGCGTCCCTTGACACCGTCCACCATGACGAGGCCGCCCATGCCTGA
- a CDS encoding helix-turn-helix domain-containing protein gives MGFQTPSASAEMSSTPVRVSRASPRRNAELTRLAIRRAARQLWAERPYDMVGVREIAARAGVTASLVNRYFGTKAELFRQSLESDPDPADLDRRRGEDPKGTGARVSARLHGPLGEVVANIASADPAVSAESERSPFDPTLLLLRSTPSLAARTMVSDRVAGLLLKPLISSIRAQGRSHPEARAAALLSIALGISGLSEIFGQLVPEGEDNEPFRSLLVCIVDAITRWAPVV, from the coding sequence ATGGGCTTTCAAACACCGTCGGCTTCGGCCGAGATGAGTTCCACTCCAGTACGCGTTTCCCGAGCGTCGCCGCGGCGGAACGCGGAACTGACCCGGTTGGCGATCCGTCGCGCCGCTCGCCAACTCTGGGCGGAGCGGCCGTATGACATGGTTGGCGTTCGAGAAATCGCGGCGCGGGCGGGAGTCACGGCATCGCTCGTCAATCGGTACTTCGGTACGAAGGCCGAGCTCTTTCGACAGTCGCTCGAGTCAGACCCCGACCCGGCCGATTTAGATCGGCGACGAGGCGAGGATCCGAAAGGGACCGGCGCCCGGGTCTCAGCGAGACTACACGGGCCACTTGGAGAAGTCGTCGCGAACATCGCCTCTGCAGATCCGGCGGTCTCCGCCGAATCCGAGCGGTCCCCGTTCGATCCCACACTCCTCCTTCTGCGCTCGACGCCGAGTTTGGCCGCTCGAACCATGGTTAGTGACCGTGTCGCTGGACTACTGCTGAAACCGCTCATCTCGAGTATTCGGGCCCAGGGCCGCTCGCACCCCGAGGCTAGAGCGGCTGCGCTGTTGTCGATCGCCCTCGGGATATCGGGACTCTCGGAGATTTTCGGTCAGCTCGTGCCAGAAGGCGAGGATAATGAGCCATTCCGGAGCTTGTTGGTGTGTATTGTCGACGCGATTACGAGATGGGCTCCAGTAGTCTAA
- the cysS gene encoding cysteine--tRNA ligase, giving the protein MPEFRLYNTLARRVEPFAPADGQTVRMYTCGPTVYNPAHLGNFRTFLFEDLLRRVIRLAGWQVEQVMNLTDVDDKIIRKAAATGANILEVTEPFTELFHRDRRYLRIEDAERYPKATEHIPEMIALVARLVANNVAYIADDGSVYFAIDRFPDYGKLSQLDKREIRAGARVAQDEYAKENAQDFALWKAAKPEDEATGAAWDSPWGRGRPGWHLECSAMAMKYLGETFDLHAGGIDLIFPHHEDEIAQSEAATGKQFARCWCHGEFLLTDGAKMAKRVGNVANVVEMRDQGISGTVYRHFVFNAHYRKQLNLGDDSLEQSRAAVNRIGAFARRLSEATSGTAALADAATKAEKAFLEALFDDLNAPEALAALFTFISEANKELDEQGTDLPALERARAAFRLMDSVLDLVPEQEVDAELAAWVEERLEARRAARERRDFAAADAARAELTARGILIEDGPEGTRWRKG; this is encoded by the coding sequence ATGCCTGAATTCCGCCTGTACAACACGCTCGCGCGCCGCGTCGAGCCGTTCGCACCCGCCGATGGACAGACGGTGCGCATGTACACGTGTGGGCCGACGGTCTATAACCCGGCACACCTGGGCAATTTCCGCACGTTTCTCTTCGAGGATCTGCTGCGGCGTGTCATTCGCTTGGCCGGCTGGCAGGTCGAGCAGGTCATGAACCTGACCGACGTCGACGACAAGATCATTCGGAAGGCGGCTGCGACCGGCGCCAACATTCTCGAGGTGACGGAGCCGTTCACGGAGCTCTTTCATCGTGACCGGCGGTATCTCCGTATCGAAGATGCGGAGCGGTATCCGAAGGCTACCGAGCACATCCCCGAGATGATCGCGCTGGTGGCGCGTCTGGTGGCCAACAACGTGGCGTACATCGCCGACGATGGCTCCGTGTACTTCGCGATCGATCGCTTCCCCGACTACGGCAAGCTGTCGCAGCTCGACAAGCGTGAGATCCGCGCCGGCGCGCGCGTGGCACAGGATGAGTACGCCAAAGAAAACGCGCAGGACTTCGCGCTTTGGAAAGCGGCCAAGCCGGAAGACGAAGCCACCGGCGCCGCCTGGGATTCGCCATGGGGCCGCGGACGCCCGGGATGGCACCTCGAGTGCTCCGCCATGGCCATGAAGTACCTCGGTGAAACCTTCGATCTGCATGCCGGCGGCATCGATCTCATCTTCCCGCATCACGAAGACGAAATCGCGCAGTCGGAAGCGGCCACCGGTAAGCAGTTCGCCCGCTGCTGGTGCCACGGGGAGTTCCTGCTCACCGACGGTGCCAAGATGGCCAAGCGGGTCGGCAACGTCGCCAACGTCGTCGAGATGCGCGATCAGGGCATCAGCGGCACGGTGTATCGCCATTTTGTCTTCAACGCGCACTATCGCAAGCAGCTGAACCTGGGCGACGACTCCCTCGAGCAGTCGCGAGCGGCGGTGAATCGCATCGGCGCGTTTGCGCGGCGGCTGTCCGAAGCCACGTCGGGCACCGCGGCGCTCGCCGACGCCGCCACGAAGGCCGAGAAGGCGTTTCTGGAGGCGTTGTTCGACGACCTCAACGCCCCGGAGGCGTTGGCCGCGCTGTTCACGTTCATCAGCGAAGCCAACAAGGAGCTCGACGAACAGGGTACCGACCTCCCGGCGCTGGAGCGGGCCCGGGCCGCCTTCCGGCTCATGGATAGCGTGCTGGACCTCGTGCCGGAGCAAGAGGTCGACGCGGAATTGGCCGCCTGGGTCGAGGAGCGACTGGAGGCTCGTCGTGCGGCCCGCGAGCGCCGGGATTTCGCGGCGGCCGATGCGGCGCGGGCCGAACTGACCGCCCGCGGCATCCTGATCGAGGACGGCCCCGAGGGGACCCGCTGGCGGAAGGGGTAA
- a CDS encoding DUF1611 domain-containing protein → MALSRRFLILAEGSFGPLSSKTANACIRYVPDEVAAVLDSRTAGRKAQDVLGFGGNIPVVDSFAAGMIHLPNALLIGIAPAGGQFPDAWRSIVCDALRAGLDVWSGLHTMLGDDPEFAALAAVSGATIRDLRRMPSGLEVASGRVRDVEATVVLTVGTDCNIGKMTAQLQVQSSVRQLGHRVNFAATGQTGILVEGRGIAVDAVIADFIAGAAESLTIEAAAEADIVLVEGQGSIIHPAYSGVTLGLMHGALPHAMVLCAQPSRTSIHRNPWVSIPSLSEMIRLYEAAMEPLRPSPVIAIALNTFDLDDREARLAVERVRSETGLPTTDPVRYEPLVIAEAIAAFHVERVSERNVLSPPAMIG, encoded by the coding sequence ATGGCTCTGTCGCGTCGCTTTCTGATCCTCGCCGAAGGCAGCTTCGGCCCGCTCAGCTCCAAGACAGCAAACGCCTGCATCCGCTATGTGCCGGATGAGGTGGCCGCCGTTCTCGATAGTAGAACGGCCGGTCGCAAGGCGCAGGACGTGCTTGGGTTTGGTGGCAACATTCCGGTCGTCGACAGCTTCGCGGCCGGCATGATCCATCTGCCCAATGCGCTACTGATCGGCATCGCGCCCGCCGGCGGACAGTTCCCCGACGCGTGGCGCTCCATCGTCTGCGACGCGTTGCGCGCCGGACTCGATGTCTGGAGCGGCCTGCACACGATGCTCGGTGACGACCCCGAGTTCGCCGCACTCGCCGCGGTTTCGGGTGCGACGATTCGTGACCTGCGGCGGATGCCCTCAGGACTCGAAGTGGCGTCCGGTCGCGTGCGCGACGTTGAGGCGACGGTGGTGCTCACCGTGGGCACGGATTGCAACATCGGGAAGATGACCGCGCAGCTCCAGGTGCAATCGTCCGTACGGCAACTCGGGCATCGCGTGAATTTCGCGGCCACGGGACAGACTGGGATTCTGGTGGAAGGTCGCGGGATCGCGGTGGACGCCGTCATAGCCGATTTCATCGCCGGCGCCGCCGAGTCGCTCACGATCGAGGCGGCGGCCGAGGCGGATATCGTGTTGGTGGAAGGGCAGGGATCGATCATTCATCCCGCCTACTCCGGCGTAACGCTCGGGCTGATGCACGGCGCATTGCCGCACGCCATGGTGCTCTGTGCGCAACCGTCACGCACCTCGATACATCGCAATCCCTGGGTCTCGATCCCGTCGCTCAGCGAGATGATCCGATTGTACGAGGCGGCCATGGAGCCCCTTCGGCCGTCGCCGGTGATCGCGATTGCGCTCAACACCTTCGACCTCGACGATCGCGAGGCCCGCCTCGCGGTCGAGCGCGTGCGGTCCGAGACCGGCTTGCCCACGACCGATCCCGTGCGCTACGAACCACTGGTCATCGCCGAGGCCATCGCCGCGTTTCACGTGGAGCGTGTGTCCGAACGCAATGTTTTGAGCCCGCCCGCAATGATCGGGTGA
- a CDS encoding PspA/IM30 family protein codes for MGIFDRLSTLIKSNLNELISSAENPEKMLNQIIVDMRNQLAKAKQQVAASIADEKRLKDQADAEFKLADEWERRAMLAVQEGRDDLAKQALLRGQEHLEHGQQLASTWETHRMETEKLKQSLRDLNDKIEEAKRKKNLLLARQRRAEAQARISQTMSGLSDNSAFDAFNRMEEKITANERQLQAAQEIDEEFSGDRLAGEFKQLERASGGVNADQQLLQLKQRMGMLGAGAPAASRQLAAGATEAASAAAPAQLAAGPDAAAVAAAQAAAAAQAAAAQAAAAAAKEQAKTGEAELIAEIERLSSIQPRS; via the coding sequence ATGGGTATCTTCGATCGTCTTTCGACTCTCATCAAGTCGAATCTGAATGAGCTCATTTCCTCGGCGGAAAACCCCGAGAAGATGCTCAATCAGATCATCGTCGACATGCGCAACCAGTTGGCCAAGGCCAAGCAGCAGGTTGCCGCGTCCATCGCTGACGAAAAGCGCCTGAAGGATCAGGCCGACGCTGAATTCAAGCTGGCCGACGAATGGGAGCGGCGGGCCATGCTCGCCGTGCAGGAGGGCCGCGACGATCTCGCGAAGCAGGCGCTACTTCGCGGGCAGGAACACCTCGAGCATGGCCAGCAGCTCGCCAGCACGTGGGAAACGCACCGCATGGAAACGGAGAAGCTCAAGCAGTCGCTCCGTGACCTGAACGACAAGATCGAAGAAGCGAAGCGCAAGAAGAATCTGCTGCTCGCCCGTCAACGTCGTGCTGAGGCGCAGGCGCGTATCTCGCAGACGATGTCCGGACTCTCCGACAATTCGGCGTTCGATGCGTTCAACCGCATGGAAGAGAAGATCACGGCCAACGAGCGGCAGCTGCAGGCGGCCCAGGAGATTGACGAGGAGTTCAGCGGCGATCGGCTGGCCGGCGAGTTCAAGCAGCTCGAGCGTGCGTCGGGCGGCGTGAATGCCGATCAGCAGTTGCTGCAGCTCAAGCAGCGTATGGGCATGCTGGGCGCCGGTGCACCGGCCGCCTCGCGTCAACTCGCCGCTGGAGCTACCGAGGCGGCCTCGGCCGCCGCGCCAGCGCAGCTCGCCGCGGGTCCGGATGCCGCCGCGGTCGCTGCTGCTCAAGCCGCTGCCGCCGCTCAGGCCGCTGCCGCCCAAGCCGCTGCGGCCGCCGCTAAGGAACAGGCCAAGACGGGAGAAGCGGAATTGATCGCGGAAATCGAACGGCTCAGCAGCATTCAGCCGAGGTCGTAA
- a CDS encoding YbjN domain-containing protein, with protein sequence MVTREDIEAFLDRLSADGASHQELEPGLWLVRPSGALEFDVVVTHNPPVVLLRVKVMPLPAEASDQAALNRRLLELNASDLLHGSYGIDQENVVLTEALELAHLDFEEFLASYESMTLSLTSHLRELAAFREAR encoded by the coding sequence ATGGTCACGCGAGAAGATATCGAGGCATTCCTCGATCGACTGAGTGCCGACGGCGCCTCCCATCAAGAACTGGAGCCGGGGCTGTGGCTCGTGCGCCCGAGTGGCGCGCTGGAATTCGATGTGGTGGTCACGCACAATCCGCCCGTGGTGTTGCTCCGGGTGAAGGTGATGCCACTCCCGGCCGAGGCGTCCGATCAGGCCGCGCTCAACCGGCGGCTGCTCGAGCTCAATGCCAGCGACCTGCTGCACGGCTCCTACGGCATCGACCAGGAAAACGTCGTACTGACCGAGGCACTCGAACTCGCGCATCTCGATTTCGAGGAATTTCTCGCGTCGTACGAAAGCATGACTCTCTCGCTCACATCGCATCTTCGTGAGCTGGCCGCCTTCCGCGAGGCTCGCTGA
- the sdaAA gene encoding L-serine ammonia-lyase, iron-sulfur-dependent, subunit alpha, translated as MYKALADAIRDAEARGVTLSKVALEAEAKDQGRTVESIRDALRRALVVMREAVDRGMIGDLKSSSGLVGGDAAKLRTGPDGPLANTPFRDVLARAIAVQEVNAAMGVIVAAPTAGGAGVLPAVLTGIANARGIDDERVIDALATAGLIGAVVAERASLSGAEGGCQAETGAAAGMAAGAAVEMLGGSPRQVGHATALAQQGTLGLVCDPLGGLVELPCVFRNATGAAIAMAAIEMAMAGIEFAIPADEVIDTMGEIGANMDVRYRETAGGGLAATPTGRRLAKERLYEIKRAGA; from the coding sequence ATGTATAAAGCGTTAGCTGACGCCATTCGCGACGCGGAAGCGCGCGGTGTGACCCTCTCGAAGGTCGCCCTCGAGGCCGAGGCGAAGGATCAGGGGCGCACCGTGGAGAGCATCCGCGATGCGCTGCGGCGCGCGCTGGTGGTGATGCGTGAAGCGGTCGACCGCGGCATGATCGGCGATCTCAAGTCGTCGTCGGGTTTGGTTGGCGGTGACGCCGCCAAGCTGCGCACCGGTCCGGATGGTCCGCTGGCCAACACGCCGTTCCGCGACGTGCTCGCGCGCGCCATTGCGGTGCAGGAAGTGAACGCGGCAATGGGCGTCATTGTCGCGGCACCGACCGCTGGTGGCGCCGGCGTGTTGCCGGCGGTGCTCACCGGCATTGCGAACGCGCGTGGCATCGACGACGAGCGGGTCATTGACGCGCTCGCGACGGCGGGACTGATCGGCGCGGTCGTCGCGGAACGGGCCTCGCTGTCAGGCGCCGAAGGTGGATGTCAGGCCGAGACTGGTGCGGCGGCGGGAATGGCTGCAGGGGCAGCCGTGGAGATGCTGGGCGGCTCACCGCGACAGGTCGGACACGCCACGGCACTCGCGCAGCAGGGTACGCTTGGTCTGGTGTGCGACCCGCTCGGCGGTCTCGTCGAACTCCCTTGCGTGTTCCGCAACGCGACCGGTGCCGCGATCGCGATGGCGGCCATCGAAATGGCCATGGCGGGCATCGAGTTCGCCATACCGGCCGACGAGGTCATCGACACGATGGGCGAAATCGGTGCAAACATGGACGTGCGTTACCGCGAAACGGCTGGTGGCGGACTCGCCGCGACGCCGACCGGGCGTCGGCTGGCCAAAGAACGTCTATACGAGATCAAGCGCGCGGGTGCCTGA
- the sdaAB gene encoding L-serine ammonia-lyase, iron-sulfur-dependent subunit beta — translation MVSLLDIIGPVMVGPSSSHTAGACRLGLLARCLVGGTPEKAHIELHGSFARTGEGHGTDKAIVGGLMGFRPDDERLRTALDIMEREGLDYQFEKTSLGDDAHPNTVRITLDRGDRTAQMVGASLGAGRIMITEIDGYPVEIPGNLHTIVLVAEDVKGSVARIAGILADASCNIATLKLSRKERGGDAFMVIEVDEQPDESVRDAIRALSWVKWAFRLDKVSA, via the coding sequence ATGGTCTCTCTCCTCGATATCATCGGTCCCGTTATGGTCGGACCGAGCAGCTCGCATACTGCAGGTGCGTGCCGCCTCGGACTCCTCGCGCGCTGTCTGGTCGGTGGCACGCCCGAAAAGGCCCACATCGAATTGCATGGGTCCTTTGCCCGAACCGGTGAAGGGCACGGTACCGACAAGGCGATCGTAGGCGGCCTCATGGGATTTCGCCCCGACGACGAACGCCTGCGCACCGCGCTCGACATCATGGAGCGTGAAGGACTCGACTATCAGTTCGAGAAAACGTCGCTTGGTGATGATGCGCACCCCAATACCGTTCGCATCACGCTCGACCGCGGCGACCGCACGGCGCAGATGGTCGGTGCGTCGCTCGGCGCCGGACGCATCATGATCACCGAGATCGATGGGTACCCGGTGGAGATTCCGGGCAACCTGCACACCATCGTACTCGTGGCCGAAGATGTGAAAGGATCCGTCGCCCGTATCGCGGGCATTCTCGCCGATGCGAGCTGCAACATTGCCACGCTCAAGCTCTCGAGAAAGGAGCGCGGTGGTGATGCCTTCATGGTCATCGAGGTCGACGAGCAACCCGATGAGTCTGTTCGCGATGCGATCCGCGCGCTCAGCTGGGTGAAGTGGGCGTTCCGTCTCGACAAGGTGAGTGCCTGA